From Ornithorhynchus anatinus isolate Pmale09 chromosome X3, mOrnAna1.pri.v4, whole genome shotgun sequence, the proteins below share one genomic window:
- the LOC100078873 gene encoding serpin B4 — protein MTSLSTANNHFGLDLLNELKKNHGKQNIFLSPFSISTVSGMLYLGARGNSAAQIEKALHFDEAIRGARSEASKEGPYDKQGGIHGQFQKLLKEVNKSGQDYALNIANKMYGEKTESFLEEYINTTKKLYQAGLEPVDFINDVEGSRKEINSWVEKQTQEKIKDLFPSGSLNQNSKLVLVNAIYFKGKWNREFPKANTHKEAFSVDQNTSKQVQMMQLQEFFNWASIEEVQAEILEIPYKNKELSMIVLLPREINGLEKLEQGLSPEKLKAWTSSSYLRRTEVDLLFPRLQMREKYNLKSTLQAMGVTDVFNEGTADLSGMAARKPLSVSQFLHQSFVEVNEEGTEAAAATGVVVSTLSASIPRRFHCDHPFIFFIRHNATGSILFLGRVVSP, from the exons ATGACTTCGCTTAGCACCGCCAACAACCACTTTGGCCTTGACCTCTTGAACGAGCTGAAGAAGAATCATGGGAAACAAAATATCTTCTTGTCGCCCTTCAGCATCTCCACGGTCTCGGGGATGCTGTACCTGGGTGCGAGAGGCAACAGTGCAGCTCAGATCGAAAAG GCCCTGCACTTCGATGAGGCCATCAGAGGGGCCAGGTCAGAAGCATCCAAAGAG GGTCCCTATGACAAACAAGGGGGAATCCACGGCCAATTCCAAAAGCTGTTAAAGGAAGTTAACAAATCTGGCCAGGATTATGCTCTGAACATCGCCAACAAGATGTATGGAGAAAAGACGGAATCATTCCTTGAG gaGTACATAAACACAACTAAAAAACTGTACCAAGCAGGTCTGGAACCTGtggattttatcaatgatgtCGAAGGAAGCCGTAAGGAGATCAATTCATGGGTTGAAAAGCAAACCCAGG AAAAAATCAAGGACCTGTTTCCCTCAGGCTCTCTTAATCAAAATTCCAAGCTGGTGTTAGTGAATGCCATCTATTTCAAAGGAAAGTGGAACAGGGAATTTCCAAAGGCGAATACTCACAAGGAAGCTTTTAGCGTGGACCAG aatacAAGCAAGCAGGTGCAGATGATGCAATTGCAGGAATTCTTCAACTGGGCTTCCATCGAGGAAGTGCAGGCAGAAATCCTGGAGATCCCCTACAAGAACAAGGAGCTGAGTATGATTGTGCTCCTGCCACGAGAGATCAATGGCCTAGAGAAG CTCGAGCAAGGACTCAGCCCCGAGAAGCTGAAGGCCTGGACCAGCTCGTCCTATTTGAGGAGGACAGAAGTGGACCTGCTCTTCCCCCGGCTCCAGATGAGGGAGAAGTACAACCTCAAGAGCACCCTGCAAGCCATGGGGGTGACAGACGTGTTCAACGAAGGCACGGCGGACCTCAGCGGCATGGCGGCCAGGAAGCctctgtctgtgtctcagtttctccaccaGTCCTTCGTGGAGGTGAACGAAGAAGGCACGGAGGCAGCAGCGGCCACTGGGGTGGTCGTCTCGACCTTGTCAGCTTCCATCCCGCGGCGCTTTCACTGCGACCACCCATTCATCTTCTTCATCCGGCACAACGCCACTGGTAGCATCCTCTTCCTGGGCAGGGTGGTGTCGCCCTAG